CAGGCCCTCTCGAGCAGCCAGGCAGTACCATCGGCAACAACAGGGTAAACACCAGTGCGACACAACGTTTTTTCAAAAAGCAAATCACTCGCAGCCCCTCTAAAATATCCACGACAAGCCCATAAAGAGCTGAATAACCAGGGCGTTAGTAATATCGATAAAAAATGCCCCTACCAACGGCACAACCAAAAAGGCTTGTGGCGATGGCCCGTGACGCGACACCAGAGCTTCCATATTGGCAACAGCCGTGGGAGTTGCCCCCATCGCAAAACCACAGTGCCCCCCGGCGATAATGGCCGCATCATAGGTTTTTCCCATGACCCGAAACGTCACAAAGTAACAGAACATCATCACCGCAATAGCCTGAACACCAATAATCAGCAACATAGGCCCGGCCAGACTGAACAACTCCCACACCCGCAAAGACATCATCGCCATCGCAAGAAAAATTGACAGCGACATAGTGCCCCACAGATCAACACAGGCTGTGCTGACCCGATAGCGGCCTGTAAAATCCAACAAATTGGTAACGAACACTGCCAGTAGCAACGGTATTAGAAAAGCTGGGATAACCAGCCCGGCCTCCACTAGCAAGCCGTGCAGGCCACCTCCAGCCAACATGCACCCAACAAGCAAAAACAGGGTCTCCATCATCCGTCGTGGAGTGACCGTATCTTTGTCGTCAACGTCGTAGGTCACCATATTATCGCTATGGTCTTTGCCTGCCGTGGGCTTGAGGTTGTGCTTGCGAATAAGACGCTCAGTGACCGGCCCGCCAATTAATCCACCTAACACCAGACCGAAAGTTGCTGTTGCCATGGCGATTTCCAGCACCCCCTGCAGGTTATAGATATTGCTGAATAAATCTGCATAGGTAGCTCCATTGCCGTGGCCGCCCGATAGGGTGACCGACCCCATCACCAAGCCAAACAGCGGGTGCATATCCGCCGACTTGGCCATCAGCACCCCGATTAGGTTCTGCACTATCAGCATCACAGTGGCCACGCCGAGAAACAGCACGACTTTAGGTCCACCCTTAATCAACAATTTAACACTGGCCGCCAAACCGACTGTGGTAAAGAACATCACCATTAGCAGGTTTTTCATGCTCATATCAAATGAGAAAGAAACATCAAACAGTGTGTAACCGAGCGCCGCTAACAGTGAAAATATCAGCCCTCCCACTACCGGTTCGGGAATACTATTGCGGTTCAAAAATGGAATAACGTGCGACAGGTAGTAGCCGACGATCAGGATTAGCATTGCAATTAGCAGGGTGCCGAGAAGAGATACCTCAATGACCATATTTTCATTATCTTTCTTATACGACCGAAGAAGCCAAAATGGCAACGATGACGCCATCTTACACGACCCCGGTACCCAGCAACCTTTCTAATTTCATCCCTCCCATAGCACCAGGTTATGCCCTCCCCAGAGGTGCACATCTATGCTTGCAGAACTCAAGTAATTAGAGAGTAATCCGGTGGGAAAAACTTACGTGCTGGTCCACGGGCTATTTCATGGAGGCTGGTGTTGGAGCAGGGTCGCCCACCTTTTGCAGGAGAATGGGCACCGAGTATTCACCCCCACCCACAGTGGCCTGGGAGAGCGCAAACACCTACTCTCTCCCTCTGTTGGTCTGGACACTTTTATCCAGGACCTTATCAATACAATCCTTTGGGAGGAGTTGCAGCAAGTGACCCTTGTGGGCCACAGTTTTGGAGGGATGGCCGCAACCGGTGCCGCCGACGCTCTGCCCGAGCGGGTGCACCGCTTGATCTACCTGGATGGCGCTGTTCCAGAGCCCGGGCGCCCATTCAGCAGCCAACTCCCCAGCGGTATTGAAGAGCAGCGGCTCAAGCAGGCACAGGATATCGACGGTACTCTCTGTATTATGCCTCCACCACCAGAAGCCTTGGGGATAACCCAGCCAGATGATATCAACTGGCTAAAACGCCGTATGACCCCGCACCCCATCAAAACGTTACTGGATCCCATCCACTTAAAACGCTCTCCTGAGCAGGGCCCGCCGTGTACTTTCATTCACTGTACCCAACCCGAATACCCACCAGCCGTCTACAGTAGCCACAAGGCTAAGCAGATATCCGGGTGGACATATCGGGAAGCAGAAATAAACCACGACTGCATCATCAATAAGCCCGAAATTGTGGCCAAACTACTTGAGGAAAGTCCGTAATCGGCACTGGGCGCAGGCACCGTTTGTGCCGTAGAATGTCGGACCTTTTTGCGGTGTTGTCCCGCCTGCTCCCAAGCAGACTGAAAGCCTTTCCGAACTTTGACCCTCCGACCGTTTTCAGCTGCCTGCGTGCATTGCGAAGGTTAAGGTCTGTTAACACTCCCCCGCAGGATTAATTTTTTGTCAAAATTAGCCCAACCCCCAGAACCCTCTATCGAAAACAGTAACAAGAGCTCAGGTTTTTCATTGTTCAAGCTTTACCGAAATGCCACTAAAACCGAATTGTCGCACCTAACCACCC
This DNA window, taken from Microbulbifer sp. VAAF005, encodes the following:
- the gltS gene encoding sodium/glutamate symporter — protein: MVIEVSLLGTLLIAMLILIVGYYLSHVIPFLNRNSIPEPVVGGLIFSLLAALGYTLFDVSFSFDMSMKNLLMVMFFTTVGLAASVKLLIKGGPKVVLFLGVATVMLIVQNLIGVLMAKSADMHPLFGLVMGSVTLSGGHGNGATYADLFSNIYNLQGVLEIAMATATFGLVLGGLIGGPVTERLIRKHNLKPTAGKDHSDNMVTYDVDDKDTVTPRRMMETLFLLVGCMLAGGGLHGLLVEAGLVIPAFLIPLLLAVFVTNLLDFTGRYRVSTACVDLWGTMSLSIFLAMAMMSLRVWELFSLAGPMLLIIGVQAIAVMMFCYFVTFRVMGKTYDAAIIAGGHCGFAMGATPTAVANMEALVSRHGPSPQAFLVVPLVGAFFIDITNALVIQLFMGLSWIF
- a CDS encoding alpha/beta fold hydrolase, which translates into the protein MGKTYVLVHGLFHGGWCWSRVAHLLQENGHRVFTPTHSGLGERKHLLSPSVGLDTFIQDLINTILWEELQQVTLVGHSFGGMAATGAADALPERVHRLIYLDGAVPEPGRPFSSQLPSGIEEQRLKQAQDIDGTLCIMPPPPEALGITQPDDINWLKRRMTPHPIKTLLDPIHLKRSPEQGPPCTFIHCTQPEYPPAVYSSHKAKQISGWTYREAEINHDCIINKPEIVAKLLEESP